One Manduca sexta isolate Smith_Timp_Sample1 chromosome 28, JHU_Msex_v1.0, whole genome shotgun sequence DNA window includes the following coding sequences:
- the LOC115445128 gene encoding E3 SUMO-protein ligase RanBP2, with protein MYKNKKDVDKHVENLLSKLTPKEFKTRAFSVARLYFEVGDYSNCQKYVEQYLTQKDNNAAAFKLLGQALQKLGQKEKALEHFSTSLDIDPAQTSTILDVCELLADNDVVIEPGIGKFWCERAEAAFPRHPIIFRLQERLATVTNTDPEALTKLLTAELEARPKDAQLHVRLLKHYLHNNKVKEAFEHSCNIEFGGNTFLNYYAWYETLVEILKYQHNGNDWLFQLFILTIREKICMLSLTETPSGTSKSLVESCELLHAYDQAIESVAKLGPPSSFGEFHGSLVQHHRGQFALHAATYLLKKAKKNQLGWRDAVKLAAPLMLTAWHTVPLDPKVNWLKHSPEKQTNAVIRWYSEGTYRCSQAGHYLIQCTQDRSQTFLDQISQYCSVTHWKAKLYENIFTRQEQLMKIKSSHFASNDFATPPLRLPRRIEVEAYDADAQKQYGNSLHHFVWMLMNYKNYAQFKCTLFDMLKPIKNKGGLETLNKLDVYAFLFCACLTAQQQKSRKDVYISSEKPNLLPASITDLLCSLTQMKWWDCVYKFSQNTLGTELTDIRSTLSRGMEVVRCVDNHGLDPELLCILGQIFDKIAQSTTNIDEKTHVEMRAHLYYSSAIPILEKLKSKMSIQIPEIRMFDYTHKELGPKELNTLIEESKLYVAVRYFNECEYDKVIEILSNLTSPKAYYYIAQTYKNIALEENNVSKDATPDTNLKYASLMMKAKNYAYKALNKLKETETSQMQPLYVDTQELIENIQTYLNKMDVEFSDALNYDADDKYLSDDNMSENPLPIRFQHLRNISSTPKLQHKFNSTNYRTAVESHTLNRSHIDQQVLERIESEIKNLHKRDLTINEFMEQTKNWFEENRRFGNQIMSTIHSDIQNTTDQFKLLKISIDQVKDQIDACRNECKDVGELKKQIAELKKEVNKLKKSSSEQTINEGDLYNLEDEYRTNESTSTFSTQLPFTPSQVIPPLNQRLVPPFHVAPNPYQLYGQSLYNLYNQYSQFAQPTSVAQPIFDPTRPQVNYSGVYPTPDQMYLDVAHLVPPPNVPTAPIVPNIQIGHTLQSTAPTIPVTTTIASVATTTASATPTSHATTKTNIKETREIPRSLPVNVVITSSDPLPTCTTAPAPILSVTIPPKHIKGTPHNYQIQMPSVNESKVITPPIFSFPLQGNKSNITTSTVTSSINWNQATTFTSAQITTPTSINSMNNASPYKNGKNSLEESKTVVDGVSTSPNTSLNKSRTLSERSNTSVENYDPCPDFKPIVPLPAEVKVRTGEEDETVIFASRAKLFRFIDKQWKERGLGEMKLLKHNVTGKVRVLMRREQIHKICANHIISGEMEIKPMKNETKAYFWVANDFADETVVLEKFCIRFKTADIAHDFYTTFEKARQECSTAVTQDNTTGMTSTTTSSSKPLDKVETPIKEKTEFSFMPGKAVVGGFTFSSTPTFKPVIENKAPDTKSLESTPVSKGNVFSSLTFKTTASSAPLNNIFNLSSATAPSSSVVAQTQKEEKTSKLNTSDTVEEFEPTIEFRPVVPLPALVEQKTGEEDEIILFEHRAKLLRLDLSTKEWKERGLGNIKLLVHKENNQKVRLLMRREQIMKVCCNHSVTKDMIFQKMANMDKAVTWCAKDFSEGELVTQTFCLRFKMVQTCNAFVEAIKLAQSKMKDESKAAKEEQNVAKQNNQIGFGDKFKPKEGSWNCQTCYTNNLESYLNCGCCEQPKPQTSTNQIPSVDTTSKKTTTDSAVVSGWGDAFKCKPGSWECKLCFVYNDASVENCIACENPKELESGPKQSTDNTRKFNFSILKKDSCEVNKESTPTPAIFGWGDQFKPKEGTWECKNCFIRNESNTVNCIACKISKDPVSNKTENDTVKFTFGIPASNIQNNGSSTSIFDGTGTHKFKFGIPSTVNDAAVKSSPENVVNQSSSIFTTPKASAENEQPLNFTVKKNDEDNKVDIIPKASLLPTPQTDSHVSFGANENATFSFVFKPKTPIKSKSPMKSPKSPGEESDSNEYAVEDEGHHIHFNPVIPMPEKVEVITGEENEIELYGHRAKLYRFIAGEWKERGIGIVKILKHKETGKLRVVMRREQVLKICLNHAFTPEITYTPKDEKTWLFAANDFSEGELSLQQFCLRFASKEIALEFKKAVDKARDVKPVEGKDEADRYSESKDNNDEKDTPNDDVIFVSEITASVEEKQKAKELMLPENFYTYKNKPPCQGCRGCKEDNGDAKSDLPPNTSTEMITPGTTQLLTTPVKSLTTPFQSPASSMYGTPSNPEKTFDTSIFRTPLSTSGSNSKPTVPATVSFTGSDTNKENTFNQHATIFARSMDQKAGFETQESKPCTLFDAGDSQITNTKTSIIAPPKLNIITTPPKSESTESKAQPEPVKPIFSDAKSLFSNANLSTSSNKSIFDYSNDKKADSANGEVRSIFGEESQKSVNIFGSSTPGSIFGSGAIVGNIMKPSPSIFGSGAGSTFGALVSQNKESDNKSIFCNTEQKLKTNTVDDKKSENNKSLFESGLSYEALSSTATSACFQKKADFQWEGAGQQLFGGIRKSPGDGSGDKAKSETGAGDDTYRTSGADEEYDPHYEPIVPLPDKIVVTTGEEDEQKIFGERCKLFRYDHKTREWKERGVGELKILYHPEKNTYRLLLRREQVLKAVLNMLLFMDLEMFPMKTSDRAWNFVGMNHAETPSGETETLAVRFKSVELANTFHEKVTECIRKLQAAAAASVSESKEATVTPAPLLRLPKHLEDSARADSVISSKSEQPLQSTATVSEPATTTVKTEQNVGSGEKSLLTDYFKQVHFQEPGVEEEHYEDEEDYEHDYDHNDYDAYYNEEEEEDEESAAYYSCDGEATIRQGDIESKCEQARIIVTYDQEIYSPKILVTDALTGEVIADMLIHTDTEFLLSGESCTWSGTDFTSNDSIKKTVSVNFYDSDIAMRFYDSCETSKAATYSSTDPES; from the exons atgtataagaataaaaagGACGTTGATAAGCACGTAGAAAATTTACTATCTAAACTTACTCCAAAGGAG TTCAAAACGCGAGCATTTTCCGTTGCGCGATTGTATTTCGAAGTGGGAGACTATTCAAATTGCCAGAAATATGTCGAGCAATATCTTACTCAGAAAGACAATAACGCAGCGGCGTTCAAATTACTTGGACAAGCTTTGCAGAAATTGGGACAAAAAGAAAAGGCATTAGAACATTTTAGTACCTCATTGGATATAGATCCTGCACAAACCAGCACCATCCTCGATG tttgtgAACTTCTCGCAGATAATGATGTTGTTATTGAACCTGGAATAGGAAAGTTTTGGTGTGAGAGAGCTGAAGCTGCATTCCCAAGACATCCCATAATTTTTCGCCTACAAGAAAGACTTGCAACTGTTACAAATACAGACCCAGAGGCACTAACCAAATTATTAACTGCTGAACTGGAAGCTAGACCAAAAGATGCTCAACTTCATGTCCGTCTCCTGAAGCACTACTTGCACAACAACAAAGTAAAGGAAGCTTTTGAACACAGCTGTAACATTGAATTTGGTGGAAAtactttcttaaattattatgcaTGGTATGAAACTCTTGTTGAAATTCTTAAATATCAGCACAATGGCAATGACTGGCTATTTCAGCTATTTATCTTGACTATAAgggaaaaaatatgtatgttgagTTTGACAGAAACCCCAAGTGGTACATCTAAAAGTTTAGTTGAATCATGTGAGCTTTTACATGCTTATGATCAAGCCATAGAGAGTGTAGCCAAATTAGGACCACCATCGAGCTTTGGAGAATTTCATGGTAGTTTAGTACAACACCATAGAGGGCAATTCGCTCTCCATGCAGCAACATACTTGCTCAAAAAAGCCAAGAAAAACCAATTAGGTTGGAGAGATGCTGTGAAATTGGCAGCTCCATTAATGTTGACTGCATGGCACACAGTCCCACTGGATCCTAAAGTAAATTGGCTTAAACATTCTccagaaaaacaaacaaatgctGTTATTCGTTGGTACTCTGAAGGCACATATAGATGTTCTCAAGCAGGACATTATCTAATACAATGTACTCAAGACAGAAGTCAAACATTTTTAGACCAAATTTCCCAATATTGTTCTGTCACTCATTGGAAAGCTAAGCtttatgaaaacatatttaCCAGGCAAGaacaattaatgaaaataaaatcctCACATTTTGCATCTAATGATTTTGCCACCCCGCCTCTTCGATTACCTCGTAGAATTGAAGTAGAAGCATATGATGCTGATGCACAAAAACAGTATGGAAATTCCTTACATCATTTTGTGTGGATgcttatgaattataaaaattatgcacAGTTTAAATGCACACTTTTTGATATGCTAAAGCCAATCAAGAACAAAGGTGGATTGGAAACATTGAATAAATTAGATGTATATGCTTTCCTGTTCTGTGCCTGCCTTACAGCACAACAACAAAAATCTCGTAAAGATGTCTACATATCTAGTGAAAAACCAAATTTGCTTCCAGCAAGCATAACTGATTTACTTTGCTCACTTACTCAGATGAAATGGTGGGattgtgtttataaattcaGTCAGAATACACTAGGGACTGAGTTAACAGACATACGTTCAACTCTTAGTCGTGGTATGGAAGTTGTGCGTTGTGTTGACAATCATGGTCTGGATCCTGAACTTTTATGCATTCTTGgtcaaatatttgataaaatagcACAATCAACTACTAACATTGATGAAAAAACACATGTAGAAATGAGAGCTCATTTGTATTATTCATCTGCTATACCAATACTTGAAAAACTTAAAAGCAAAATGTCTATACAAATTCCTGAAATAAGGATGTTTGATTATACACACAAAGAACTAGGTCCCAAAGAGCTTAATACCTTAATTGAGGAGAGCAAATTGTATGTGGCTGTTCGCTATTTCAATGAATGTGAATATGACAAAGTCATTGAAATTCTGTCAAATTTAACATCACCTAAAGCTTACTACTATATTGcacaaacttataaaaatatagcattaGAAGAGAACAATGTATCTAAAGATGCTACACCAGACACAAATTTGAAGTATGCATCTTTGATGATGAAGGCAAAAAATTATGCTTATAaagcattaaataaattgaaagaaaCAGAAACAAGTCAAATGCAACCATTGTATGTTGATACTCAGGAATTGATTGAAAATATCCAgacttatttgaataaaatggaTGTGGAATTTTCTGATGCTTTGAATTATGATGCTGATGATAAATATCTATCGGATGATAATATGTCAGAAAATCCCTTACCTATAAGATTCCAACATCTAAGAAATATTAGTTCAACCCCCAAACTTCAGCACAAATTCAATTCCACAAATTACCGCACTGCTGTTGAATCACACACATTGAACAGGTCCCATATTGATCAGCAAGTTCTGGAGAGAATAGAGAGTGAAATAAAGAATTTGCATAAAAGGGATTTgacaataaatgaatttatgGAGCAAACGAAAAATTGGTTTGAAGAAAATCGAAGGTTTGGAAACCAGATTATGAGCACTATTCATTCTGATATTCAGAACACTACAGATCAATTTAAACTTCTAAAAATTTCAATAGACCAAGTAAAAGATCAGATAGATGCCTGCAGAAATGAATGCAAAGATGTTGGAGAATTAAAGAAACAAATAGCAGAACTTAAAAaagaagttaataaattaaaaaagtcttCATCAGAACAAACCATTAATGAGGgtgatttatataatttggaAGATGAGTATAGAACCAATGAAAGTACTTCAACTTTTAGCACCCAATTACCATTTACACCTTCACAAGTAATTCCACCTTTAAATCAAAGACTTGTGCCGCCTTTCCATGTTGCACCCAACCCATACCAATTGTATGGACAAAGtctttataatctatataatcaGTATTCTCAATTTGCTCAGCCAACATCGGTGGCGCAACCTATTTTTGATCCCACTAGACCTCAAGTAAACTATTCTGGTGTGTATCCTACCCCAGATCAAATGTATTTAGATGTAGCTCATTTAGTTCCTCCCCCAAACGTCCCAACAGCGCCAATAGTTCCCAACATTCAAATAGGTCACACCTTACAATCAACAGCACCAACAATTCCAGTTACAACAACTATAGCTTCTGTTGCAACAACAACAGCGTCTGCCACCCCTACATCACATGCAACaaccaaaacaaatattaaagaaacaaGAGAAATTCCTCGGTCATTACCGGTTAATGTTGTAATCACATCTTCTGATCCATTGCCTACTTGTACTACTGCACCAGCACCAATACTTAGTGTTACAATTCCTCCTAAGCATATAAAGGGAACTCCGCATAATTATCAAATACAAATGCCATCTGTAAATGAGTCAAAAGTAATTACACCACCTATATTCAGCTTCCCATTGCAaggtaataaatcaaatatcacCACATCAACTGTTACTTCATCAATAAATTGGAATCAAGCAACAACTTTCACTTCTGCTCAAATTACTACGCCAACTAGCATTAATTCAATGAACAATGCTTCACCTTATAAAAATGGCAAAAATTCACTTGAGGAATCAAAAACTGTGGTAGATGGCGTCAGTACTTCACCCAACACTAGCCTTAATAAATCTAGAACTCTATCTGAAAGAAGTAATACTTCAGTTGAAAATTATGATCCCTGTCCAGACTTTAAACCAATTGTACCATTACCTGCCGAAGTCAAAGTAAGAACTGGTGAAGAAGATGAGACAGTTATATTTGCATCCAGAGCTAAATTGTTCCGCTTCATTGATAAACAGTGGAAAGAAAGGGGACTTggtgaaatgaaattattaaaacataatgttacAGGCAAAGTCAGGGTTTTAATGAGACGTgaacaaatacataaaatatgcgCAAATCATATTATCTCTGGTGAAATGGAAATTAAACCAATGAAAAATGAGACAAAAGCTTATTTTTGGGTGGCTAACGATTTTGCTGATGAAACTGTTGTTTTAGAAAAGTTTTGTATTCGGTTTAAAACCGCAGACATTGCTCACGATTTCTATACAACATTTGAAAAAGCCAGACAAGAATGTTCAACTGCAGTCACTCAAGATAATACAACAGGAATGACATCAACTACAACATCTAGTTCTAAACCACTGGATAAAGTTGAGACtccaataaaagaaaaaaccgAATTTTCCTTCATGCCTGGAAAAGCTGTGGTTGGTGGATTTACATTTAGTAGTACACCTACTTTCAAGCCCGTTATTGAGAACAAAGCACCTGATACAAAGTCTTTAGAGTCAACTCCAGTAAGTAAAGGAAATGTATTCAGTAGTTTAACTTTCAAAACTACTGCTTCCAGTGCTCcactaaataacatatttaatcttTCATCTGCTACAGCTCCTAGCTCTAGTGTTGTAGCACAAACacaaaaagaagaaaaaaccaGTAAATTAAATACCTCTGACACTGTTGAAGAATTTGAACCAACAATTGAATTTAGACCTGTTGTACCACTCCCAGCCTTAGTAGAGCAAAAAACTGGTGAAGaggatgaaattattttatttgaacatcgTGCCAAGCTTTTACGCTTAGATCTATCTACAAAAGAATGGAAGGAGCGTGGGTTgggtaatattaaattgttagttCATAAAGAAAACAACCAAAAAGTTCGACTGCTGATGAGACGAGAGCAAATAATGAAGGTTTGCTGTAATCACTCAGTTACTAAGGACATGATATTCCAAAAGATGGCGAATATGGACAAAGCTGTAACATGGTGTGCTAAAGACTTTTCAGAAGGTGAACTAGTGACTCAAACATTttgtttaagatttaaaatggTTCAGACTTGTAATGCCTTTGTTGAAGCTATAAAATTGGCACAATCTAAAATGAAAGATGAATCAAAGGCAGCGAAAGAAGAGCAAAATGTGgctaaacaaaataatcagaTTGGGTTTGGTGACAAATTTAAACCTAAAGAGGGCTCCTGGAATTGCCAGAcatgttatacaaataatttagaaaGTTATCTGAATTGTGGTTGCTGTGAACAACCAAAGCCACAAACTAGTACCAACCAGATTCCTTCAGTAGACACTACCTCAAAAAAAACGACTACTGATAGTGCTGTGGTATCTGGTTGGGGAGATGCTTTTAAATGCAAGCCAGGGTCATGGGAATGTAAATTATGCTTCGTTTATAATGATGCTAGTGTAGAAAATTGCATTGCTTGTGAAAATCCCAAAGAATTGGAATCAGGTCCAAAACAGAGCACAGATAACACTCGAAAGTTCAATTTCTCAATACTTAAAAAAGATAGTTGTGAAGTTAATAAAGAGTCTACACCAACACCTGCCATATTTGGTTGGGGTGATCAGTTTAAACCAAAAGAAGGTACTTGGGAATGTAAGAATTGTTTTATTAGAAATGAAAGCAACACTGTCAACTGCATTGCCTGTAAAATTTCTAAAGATCCAGTTTCAAACAAGACAGAGAATGACACTGTAAAGTTCACATTTGGTATTCCCGCatctaatatacaaaataatggaAGTTCCACTTCAATATTTGATGGCACTGGCAcacataaattcaaatttggaattcCATCAACTGTAAATGATGCGGCAGTTAAATCCAGCCCTGAAAACGTAGTAAATCAGTCATCATCTATATTTACTACACCAAAAGCAAGTGCAGAAAATGAACAGCCCCTCAATTTTACAGTAAAAAAGAATGATGAAGATAATAAGGTGGACATAATTCCTAAGGCATCATTACTGCCTACTCCACAAACAGACAGTCATGTGTCATTTGGTGCTAATGAAAATGCCACATTTAGTTTTGTCTTTAAACCTAAAACTCCTATCAAAAGTAAAAGTCCAATGAAGTCTCCAAAAAGTCCTGGTGAAGAGAGTGATAGCAATGAATATGCAGTTGAAGATGAAGGTCACCACATTCATTTCAATCCTGTTATACCTATGCCAGAGAAG GTGGAGGTTATAACTGGGGAGGAAAATGAAATTGAACTTTATGGCCATAGAGCAAAACTATATCGGTTTATTGCAGGAGAGTGGAAAGAACGTGGTATAGGCATTGTCAAGatattaaaacacaaagaaaCAGGCAAATTAAG gGTGGTAATGCGAAGAGAACAGGTactgaaaatttgtttaaatcatGCATTCACTCCTGAAATTACATACACACCGAAAGATGAGAAAACTTGGCTTTTTGCTGCCAATGATTTCAGTGAAGGAGAATTAAGTTTACAACAATTCTGTTTGAGATTTGCTAGTAAAGAAATTGCATTAGAATTCAAAAAAGCAGTTGATAAAGCAAGGGACGTAAAGCCTGTAGAAGGCAAAGATGAGGCAGATAGATATAGTGAAAGCAAGGACAACAATGACGAAAAAGATACGCCTAATGATGATGTAATCTTTGTTAGCGAAATAACAGCCAGTGTGGaagaaaaacaaaaagccaaAGAGCTCATGCTTCCAGAAAActtttatacatacaaaaataaaccacCGTGTCAAGGTTGTCGTGGTTGCAAAGAAGATAACGGCGACGCTAAGTCAGATTTGCCACCTAACACATCGACTGAAATGATAACCCCAGGCACAACACAACTTTTGACCACACCAGTGAAATCTTTAACAACACCATTCCAGAGCCCTGCTAGTTCTATGTATGGCACACCATCGAATCCCGAAAAAACCTTTGATACATCTATATTTCGAACTCCTTTAAGTACAAGTGGTTCTAACTCAAAGCCTACTGTGCCTGCAACAGTGTCGTTTACGGGAAGCgatacaaataaagaaaatacatttaacCAACATGCCACCATTTTTGCTAGATCCATGGACCAAAAAGCAGGATTTGAGACGCAAGAAAGTAAACCGTGTACCTTGTTTGACGCAGGCGACTCCCAGATTACTAATACTAAGACTTCGATAATTGCACCACCAAAACTAAACATAATTACCACACCACCTAAGAGTGAAAGTACTGAAAGTAAAGCTCAACCAGAACCTGTCAAGCCAATATTTAGCGATGCTAAGTCACTATTTAGTAATGCTAATTTAAGCACTTCAAGCAATAAATCTATATTTGATTATTCAAATGATAAAAAGGCAGATAGTGCAAATGGAGAAGTAAGATCTATATTTGGTGAAGAAAGCCAGAAATCTGTTAACATCTTTGGCAGTTCAACTCCAGGAAGTATATTTGGCTCAGGGGCTATTGTGGGTAACATTATGAAACCTAGCCCCAGTATCTTTGGCTCAGGTGCAGGGTCCACATTTGGTGCCTTGGTGTCTCAAAATAAAGAATCTGATAACAAGAGCATCTTTTGCAACACTgaacaaaaacttaaaacaaatactGTAGATGATAAGAAATCAGAAAATAATAAGTCTCTTTTTGAAAGTGGGTTATCCTATGAAGCTTTATCATCCACTGCCACTAGTGCCTGTTTCCAAA aaaaagcTGATTTTCAATGGGAGGGTGCTGGGCAGCAACTGTTTGGTGGAATTCGGAAAAGTCCCGGAGATGGATCTGGCGACAAAGCAAAAAGCGAGACTGGTGCAGGAGATGACACTTACAGGACATCCGGTGCAGACGAGGAATACGACCCGCATTATGAACCAATAGTGCCGCTGCCCGATAAGATAGTCGTAACTACAGGCGAGGAAGATGAA caaaaaatatttggtgaACGTTGCAAGCTATTTCGCTACGATCACAAAACTCGTGAGTGGAAAGAGAGAGGTGTAGGAGAACTGAAAATTCTGTATCatccagaaaaaaatacatatagacTACTGCTACGAAGGGAAcag GTGCTAAAAGCCGTTTTGAATATGCTGCTGTTCATGGACTTGGAGATGTTCCCCATGAAGACTTCGGACCGAGCGTGGAATTTCGTTGGCATGAACCACGCAGAAACGCCATCTGGCGAAACCGAAACACTCGCCGTCAGATTCAAATCTGTTGAATTGGCCAACACCTTCCATGAGAAGGTCACTGAATGTATAAga aAATTACAAGCGGCGGCTGCCGCCTCAGTAAGTGAATCAAAGGAAGCTACAGTCACACCTGCTCCGTTATTGAGGCTACCTAAGCATTTAGAGGACAGTGCTAGAGCTGACAGCGTTATATCGTCTAAATCAGAACAACCCCTACAAAGCACAGCAACTGTCTCGGAACCTGCAACAACCACAGTAAAGACTGAACAGAATGTTGGCAGTGGGGAGAAATCATTGCTGACAGATTATTTTAAACAAGTGCACTTCCAAGAGCCGGGTGTGGAGGAGGAGCACTACGAAGATGAGGAGGATTATGAACATGATTATGATCACAATGATTACGACGCTTATTATAATGAAGAG GAGGAAGAAGACGAGGAATCAGCTGCGTACTATTCGTGCGACGGCGAGGCGACTATTAGGCAGGGCGACATTGAGAGCAAATGCGAGCAGGCGCGCATCATAGTTACCTACGATCAGGAGATCTACTCGCCCAAGATCCTCGTCACCGATGCCCTCACCGGGGAGGTCATAGCCGACATGCTCATACATACAGATACGGAGTTTCTG TTATCAGGCGAGAGCTGCACGTGGTCAGGCACCGACTTCACCAGTAATGATTCAATCAAGAAGACCGTCAGTGTGAACTTCTACGACAGCGACATAGCCATGCGATTCTACGATAGTTGTGAG ACCAGTAAGGCTGCAACATATTCTTCAACGGATCCCGAATCTTAG